One Vicia villosa cultivar HV-30 ecotype Madison, WI linkage group LG5, Vvil1.0, whole genome shotgun sequence genomic window, ATTGAGACATTctgaaatgtttttttaacataCGATGCATATTTATACAAGTTTGGAATCATCATGGTCCATACAAAATTGTTGGTGCAATCATAACCCTGCAAAAGTATTGACAAAACGCCAACCGATGAAAATTAACACTACCGGATTTTTCAGGAGCATGAGAAAAATCCGATAATCACTTgcatttttaaaaatgattttgaaaaaaaaccaGTAAATTAACGCTATcattttttttaggattatgataaaaataatctcggattcttttaaaaaaattgatagatTTTGACACGAatcgaattttttttttgaaaaaatcgatAAAAATACACACTAAATTACTTTATTAGCCTACTGTATTTTTTATAATGCATACCACATTTTTTTATTAGCCTACTTAATTTTTTATacgctatttttaaaaatatttgaaatattataaaaaaaggttaaatatgttttttgttcctataaatatttcaaattttaatttttagtccttataaaaaaaattatattttagttattattaaattgattttgcATGACGTTTTAGTCCTTCTACAGAAACTAAAACTATGTGCATAACTAATTTTATAGgactaaaataatatttatataagaattaaaatttaaaattgataattttgcagggacaaaacatatttaaccctatttaaCCCTATGAAAAATGAGGGGTGTCATGTTAAATTTTAATATTGGCAGTGCAAAAACTGTAATTTTCTGTATCCATAACATTCGGCCCATTCTAACAAAATAATCACGAGTTTAGTTACGCTGTTTCCAATTCCATACACTATCATCAATGTTAACAATATGCATTAGCACTTTCTGAAAGTACCAAGCAAGCAAGCATCAAATGTTGTTCTTCTCTTTCAAACTACTTCATTATTAGGGTTTCTTTCATACACTCCAATGGCGACCCAATTGGTAGCACCAACCTCTTCACAAACCCAAACTGTTAACCAATTCTTCAACAAATTAGAATCTCACAAAGCCGCCCTCACTAAATGCACCGACCTATTCACCACCCTCTCCAACCATTTCTCCACCGCGCACGACTCTATCTCCCACAAACTCCAAACCCTAGATTCCAAATTTCAATCCCTCGATTCCCGCTCCAAGGAAACCCTAGAATCCCTCAGCAACCAGGAGGATTCCATCCCGGAGCGTGAATCATCCGCCGCTGCACGCATTGATGAGCAGAAGGAAGCCGCGCTTGATGACCTTCGGAACTCCGTTCCTTTGTCGACGCTTAATATATCTGATGCGCTTAAATCGTTGTCGAGGAAGATGGACGCTAATGCTTTGATTCGGTTTGTGGTTGCGAAGAGGAAGGAGTCGGTGATGTTGAGGCCGGAGATTGCGGTGGCGATAAAGGAGGCTGTGGATGCGCCGAGATTGGTTCTCGATGCGGTGGAGGAGTATTTGAAGAGTAAAACTGAGGCGAAGTCTGGTGTTACTGATAAGAGATGGGCTTGTGGGCTTTTGATTCAGGGGTTGATTTCGGAGTCGAGTGTGTATTCGAGAAAGATTGTGGAGAGGGCTGCGGGGCTTGTGGATTTGTGGAAGGAACAGCTGGATGGGGAGCAGGAGAAGGGTGCTGCGGAAATGGTGATGTTTTTGCAGATTGTGGCGTGCTTTGGGTTAAGGTCGAAATTCGATGATGAGTATTTGAGGAAATCTGTGATGGAGTTTGCTTCAAGGAGGGATATGGCTAAGGTGGCTGCTTCCTTGGAATTTGGTGACAAGATGATaggtttgtttcttttctttgacCTTTGCATATGGTTAGTGTTATATTGGTAGAAGCTTCCTTTAATTAtctattgttttagaatgttctGTTAATTATCTATGTTATTAGAGTGGTTAAAAAGGATCCATTTCTTAATCGATTATATGATCTGGTTTGGTCAAGTATCATTCTTTCACAGGTGTTTGTCAATGTTCTATGACCAATTATTCCCCTCGGCCCCGGCCTCTTCTAGGCCGTGTCTGCCTCCCTGACACTATTCCCCAACCTCCCAAAGAAACCTATGAAGAATGAGAATATCTTCTGTTAGTTCACCATCCAAAACCTTTACAGGTAGTGACTCAGGTTAAGCAGATGGTTCATAAAACCTCCATTTGCATCTGAAACAAATGCTTGCTTCCTAATTTTTGATTTCCACCTACCTGATAAATGTATTTTTATTGCCTTTTTAACACATTGTTGGTAAAATCTGCCAAACATCAAATAAACTGAATGAATCCGCATAATGTCCAAGCCAAGTTTAATTTGGTCAATGCGTGGTGTTGGAGAAGGAAGTTGGTGTTGCCATGATATTAGGAAAAGTGGATGGAAATGACATACCTGAAACTTTTTTGGAGTAATGGTGGAGGTGGTATGAGAAACAAGCAAGTACATTGAATGAAGCCGCATAATGTGCAAACCAAGTTTGATTTGGTCAAACCTTGGTGTTTGCGATGTTAGTTGGTGTTGTCATGATGTTAGGAAGAGTGGATGGAAATGAAAAACCTGAAACTTTGTTTGGAGTAATGGTGGAGATGGTCTGAGAAACAAGCAAGTTTCTTGATAAGAAAGAATGGGTGCAAATAATTGTGGCGGAAATGGTGGTCATTGGAGAAATTATGGGAGAAATGGTGGTCATTGGAGAAATTATGAGGATGGGATGAGAAGACACATCATATTTGAGCCGTATAATGTTTGCATATCTTTGCATGGGTTAAAGGGGATTCCTTCCCACATCACTCATGTATTTTTGTTAATGTTTTTTATATACCCAAAGGAATttttataaagaacaaattttagaACATAGATATAATATTTAGAgctattaaaattttcaaattttagggagTGTGTTgaagttttaaattattttctaaaaggtatttgtttgtttatttatttatttttccttggAAATAGCTTTCATTGACTCGGATGTATTTCTCCAATCTATTACACTGATTGCTACGTTGATTGCTGATTCTGCTCGATGACATATTCCCACATTGAAAGTTGATTTTGTAAGGTTGAATTAGACCCAACTTAAATTCTAAAACTCGTAGTAAAGTCTATCTTAAATTTGTTGACGGGCTTCCCCCATAGTCCTCACTTCAAGATCATTGGGGCCCGAGCATGGTAATCATCATTTCGGTTGCCTTCATTGCTGACTCCTACAATTTCATTATGTTGGGTGTAAAGGAGTGGATTCAGTCCCACATTGCCTAGGGATAAGGCCTGTGTAGTGttaggttgagttaggcccagtCCAAAATTATTATGAGGCttggttgttgttattgttgtatcAGACTTCTGCTACCAAGCCACTTGGGTCACACTACAGCTGTTCAGTCCTTGGTGTGAAGGGGGTGTGTTAAGACTTAAGAGTTCCACATTCGATGTGATAAGGTCTGAAGATAGTTATATAAGTGGAGGTATTCCTCACTTTACAAGCTGATTTTGGTCAACCCAAATTCTAAGACATAATGACATATGTTAAGTGGCAATGTTGTTTACTAGTTATCATCGTGGCGCCTAGCAGATTTATGCCAGCCACCATTGGCAATTTGTGAAAAGCTCCCAGCCATGTGTTCCAATCCCACATTTTATATGGCGAAACTTTGTCCATCCGTCATAAACTGCCATGTTGTCACCTTATTAAAGCCAACATTTTCTGCAAACCCTCATTAAATGTTTTCCttgcttttattatattttttagatgTTCCCATTACACCTATCCTTGTCAATGTCTAAACGCTTAAGAGTTAAATTTTCTGGATGACTTTAAATCTATTAGTGAGAGAAATTTCAATTATGTTATCACATACAGTTTTTACCTTGATTCATATTAATTTGATACACCTATAGCATCAGAGAGCAAAACTTTATTAGATTATATACAATTCAGTTTTGACCAATGCatcatacttattttattttgagcTCCCATCATACTTAAAGCTAATAAAACAAGTGTTTTATGCAGATATTATAGATGAACTAgtcaaaaatggcaaagagatAGAAGCTGTTTATTTTGCTTCAGAATCTGGTTTGACTGAAAGATTTCAACCAATCAAGCTACTCGAGTCTTATGTTCGGAACTACAAAAGTAATGCAGCTAGTATATTGGCGAATGGAAATAACAGTCAGGCCGCAACAGTATGGACTACCTTTTCAATTTGGTTTCATATAGTAATGTTTATACGGTAATTACTCCATGAACCACGTCTTAAATGGACAACTTTGTTAAATCATTGTATTTTTTCAGGAAGAGTCAACTACTTTGGAGTTGAAATCGATTAACGATGTAATCAAATGTGTGGAAGATCACAAACTTGAATCAGAATTCAGGCTTGATGAAGTGAAAAAGCGAGCTTCCCAGTTGGAGAAGAGCAGGGCTGAGCGAAAAAAGACTTCAATATATGGAAGTTCAAGATCATTTGCAAGTGGGAGTGGACTTGGAAGTGGAAGTAGAACTCGAAAGCGTGGCAGTCGAGGGAGTGGATCAAGCTCTTCTCGTCCAGCCAAATCAGTCAGAACTAGTGTTTACCCGTCATCTTACAGTCGCAGGAACCTGGCTCCTATACATCCTAGTCCTAGTCCAAGATATTCAGCACCATTACACTATCCAAGCCAAGCTATGTTGGAAAATTCAACTGTTGCTAATCATTATGCAGCAACCTATGGAAACTCCATCACTCAAAGCCCAGCTGGATTAGGAATAACACAACAACACTATTCATACCCTGTTGACAACAATTTAGGTCCTTCTAATTATCTATCCAGTAGTTCTTATGCAGGACAGACCAGCTATGGGGTATATGATTATGGAACCGCTGCTCCTCCACCAACTTATCCATACACAGTAGATCAAACCGGCTACAGGGGTTGAGTTTTCTTTTTCTCCCTCAATCATTTGTTGCCTGATGTCTTCTTTTTGATGCTGCTGTCATCTAATTCATTTCTTTCTGTGCATGTCAATATTGGAAATACAGTTTCCTAGGAACATATTTTGTCAAAAACATAGATCTATGGTGCCAATTCAAAGGGGGATTACTGATGAACTTTTATGTAATAGTtaacattataattataattgtaTTAGTTGATCATTTTAAAAATGTACTGTACTGTCGTTGTTgcgttaaacaattttttttaattgttcacGTATTTATGGACTAATTCATGGCAATATCTTAAACATTAGCGTGAATATAAACTCTGACCGTGGGTTTAGAgggagaaaataaataattttagtaGTAGAGTTAAatgaatttttttctctattttttgaaTGTGAGTTTGGATGATAAATATTCAACGTTTTTGAAAGGATTAGAGAGTTAAATgaaaattttctctttatttttttaagaatgataaatatttttatttttaaagtattagaacattatgaattatatttaaataatttatttagagCTGTTTGtttaagtttatttattttttaataatttttatactataaatatatttaaataatcgGCGACCGTGACGGAGAGTGATCGTACCTTTCTCGCCGAGGGGTTGTCATCGCGGCGTGGTGACGAGTTCTTTGGTCGGCCCTT contains:
- the LOC131603875 gene encoding FRIGIDA-like protein 4a codes for the protein MATQLVAPTSSQTQTVNQFFNKLESHKAALTKCTDLFTTLSNHFSTAHDSISHKLQTLDSKFQSLDSRSKETLESLSNQEDSIPERESSAAARIDEQKEAALDDLRNSVPLSTLNISDALKSLSRKMDANALIRFVVAKRKESVMLRPEIAVAIKEAVDAPRLVLDAVEEYLKSKTEAKSGVTDKRWACGLLIQGLISESSVYSRKIVERAAGLVDLWKEQLDGEQEKGAAEMVMFLQIVACFGLRSKFDDEYLRKSVMEFASRRDMAKVAASLEFGDKMIDIIDELVKNGKEIEAVYFASESGLTERFQPIKLLESYVRNYKSNAASILANGNNSQAATEESTTLELKSINDVIKCVEDHKLESEFRLDEVKKRASQLEKSRAERKKTSIYGSSRSFASGSGLGSGSRTRKRGSRGSGSSSSRPAKSVRTSVYPSSYSRRNLAPIHPSPSPRYSAPLHYPSQAMLENSTVANHYAATYGNSITQSPAGLGITQQHYSYPVDNNLGPSNYLSSSSYAGQTSYGVYDYGTAAPPPTYPYTVDQTGYRG